DNA sequence from the Coturnix japonica isolate 7356 chromosome 3, Coturnix japonica 2.1, whole genome shotgun sequence genome:
CTACAATGGCACCTAATGACGAGAGGGTGGAAGAACAAGTTAATTAGTAGAGGTGGTTTTGCTTCATAGGGGATGAACCTTTTCAGGGTAGGTACCCAACTCCTTCAAGAAACTGCAGTGCCCCTTTCCCAGACCTGTTTTGGCCTTCCTCCATCTGCTTGGTTGTTGACCTCTGCCAAAAGGCCAGAGTCTACGTATGTGGGCTTGGCCACTGACCTGTGTGACTTCTGTAAGCTGGTTTATTTCCCACTGGCCTCCATACCATTATCGCCCTGCCACTCAAGCTCTGGCCCTCTTTTCAGGAGACTTTAAATTCTCCTGTGAATGTGGGGTTGGGcgggggaaggaaaaaaaaaaagaaaaaaaaagagaggaaacagGATTTCCATGTGTTTGAACTTCTGTATGCTCTATTGTTATTTGGAGTAATGATGAATTACTTTATGATTTTTGTAACACCCACTGTTATCTGAAGGAGCAAATTTGGAAATCAATTATGTGGAATTGATAGAAAGCAATCCTCCGTGATTGCATGGGAGCCAGCAATATGACAGCATTAGTAGAGCCTGGATTCATCTGATTTATGTTCCATCAACATTTTTCTAGTTATTGACTTGGGTACATTTCCCAAAGCTGAAGAAAGTTTTGAGCAAAAATGATGGGAAACCAACCAAGACAGCTTTCACTAAAACCCGCCTTGGTGCATATGTTAGACGGTACAACCAATTGAGTTACATTAATAAACTAAGAAGcaaaaaatgggaaataatgCCATTAACTAAAATATAGAAAGGTGTTGGTAACCATCCTAATTCTGAGAGACTGTTGAATAGCATCCAGAGGGAACTGATTATCAATCAATAGAAGCAGGTAGTTTTCCTTCAGGTGCCTGGAGAAGATTGGTGGAAGAgagatctttttatttaattttaatccTTTGAAGCCTACTCTGCTTTTAGAAAAGTGCTGATGTTCTGCAAGTATTCAGAAAAGTCAGGCTGAAGGACCATGCAGAAGTTATGTACGTCTCAGGGAAAATGCCGGTAGAAAAGGTATGCATCGCTATAAACACATATAATGATTTTTAATGTCTCTGGGCTTTGTTACGTAGCTGCAATCCGGTaagacttttttcctctgagcaaCTCTTCTATAGACATATTCTCAATCCTTGCTTGAATGAACTGGGGGAGATGAGAGAGGAAATCTAAGGTTAGTGGTGCATGCAGTCTACCCCTTCCAAGACCCATTATTTTCATCACTGATGTTCTTTCTGGCAAGATCAGACTGTGGACATTAGGCTGAACTGCATTTGTTCTGGAAGATTTTTGCACTTCCCCTCATGAGAAAAAAGGTTCTGCATGTGCTGGACTCGTGGCATTTGCTGGTGCTGATTGACTTGTCCAGCATTTCCTCCAGGCCTGGAGCATTGCCCACCCATTGAGAATAAATGCAAGAGTTACAGTGAAAATCCATATCAAGAACAGAAACTATCAATAGCATTTCTTGAATTAAAGGATGGTGTCttgagatgaagaaaatgaagaaatcataTCTCTGAAGAGATTCAGTGGTTCCAAAAATATGATTTGAATTATTATCTCCCAAATTTGAGCAGGTCTGCTGACTTCCTTTCTGAGGTGTTTCATTAATATTTACCATTgaccttttgctttctttttaaggtgGAAGCTGCAGTCAGAGCTGCCAAAGATGCTTTCCCAATTTGGTCCTCAAAAAGCCCATTGGAAAGATCTCAGATAATGAACAGATTGGCAGACCTGATTGAACATGACCTGGAAGCATTTGCCCAAGCAGAGTCAAAGGATCAGGGTAAAAATCTAAACAGTTGATGTCAAATATAGTATCTTGATGTGTATCCAAATGGCATACGTGAGCTTTTGGTGTGGTGGTGTTTAGATAAGCTATTTTCTGCCCCTGATATCATACTCgtttatttgattttgtttcaggCAAAACAGTTACATTTGCTAGAACTGTGGACATTCCTCGGGCAGCATACAACTTTCGATTCTTTGCCTCTTCCATCCTTCATCACACGACAGAGTGCACTGAGATGGAGAGCATGGGCTGTGTGCATTACACCTCACGGATGCCTATGGGAGTTGGTACGGTGTTTCTGGAGCATGGAAAACTGGGCAGTGCCTGCCTGAGACAACAGAGTTTTTTACAAAcctagcatttatttttcctgagtCTGCTAAATCGTGAGAAATTTGATGTGAATTCACTTATGCTGCTTTTCCTTAGAAAGAAGGTTTATATGATGCCTTAAACTGTGCCTAGAATCATCTAAGAATCATTTAGTCCAATGCAGGGCCCAtacaggaccacccaaaatccaaaccctatgtctgagagcactgtccaaacactccttgaactccaaCAGTtgggggctgtgcccactgccttgggcagcctgttctgtgctcactgccctctggtgaagaacctttccctGACATCAGGCATCAATTTACCTAAgaccaagcagcagcagcttgcagaTCAGCATTTTGGCCGAGGCACCCAGCTGCACTTTAGCCGGGAAATTGCTGAACTGTACCACTAGATGCTGCTCTTGCTTCAGATATCAAGCAGCTGTGATGAATTTACGAAGGATGGAGTCGTAAGGATACTACTATTATATAGTTAGTATAGATGAATATGCATGAATGCTTCGAATTCAAGCTTGACTTattaaaaaggataaaattgATGTGGTTAGTGGACCTATTTAAAAGTTTTTGTGACTAACGGAGAACATGAGTACTAAAATTACTCATGGAATTTGTTCATGATCCAAAGCTCCGTTCCTACACATGATGTGTCAAACAGCAAGACATTCTGTGGCTTTTTATGAACAGTCACATCTAACaattacagatttattttcaccATTTCCGATCAGTGCATAAAGGAAAAGTATTCCTGAGGGCggttactgaaaagaaaaccaaccaaagaaCTACTAATTCAGCAATTTGTGGAAACAGtagctttgttgtttcttttgtggaaacagaaaactaTGCACCATGTGCTCTGCGTGCTCTTTTTAATACTAAAATTGGGAAGAAATCTATGGACAGTATCGTAAAACAAGAGTGATCAGGGCTAACTGAGGTTACTTTGGATTGCTGACACAGAAAATTACCACAGGGTAGTTGATGTGAACAGTTTTCATGGCTAGCCTTGCCTCAGTGTTCCtagaaaaccatgaaaacatgaaaagcatGAATAAAAGCTTCTGCtccaaagaagctgtgaaacagtgtCCAGCAGATCAGCTTTAGCAGTGTTTGCACAGATCTTCTAATATGGTCTCCACGTGAAGAAGACTTCTAGCTACAAATTTCTTGTATGGTTGTCTGGAAATACAAACTGTAGCCAGATTCCTTTCCAAAATCTGAACTGATAAGTAAATGCTGGAGTACAGAGGATTGGGTTTTGTATCTCTGTAAACTGTGCTCCTGTCTTTTGCGGTTTTCCCTTGCAGCTGGTTTAATCAGTCCTTGGAATTTGCCACTTTATTTATTGACCTGGAAAATAGCTCCTGCCATTGCATGTGGAAATACAGTAGTTGCCAAGCCGAGTGAGATGACATCTGTCACAGCCTGGATGATGTGCAAACTCTTGGAGAAAGCAGGTATATCCCTGAGCGGCATTCATCAGGTGGATGAATGGAGTGGACTTGCTGCAacattttcattgcagaaatTGGAATGTTCAAAAAACTTGGGTGAGATGGtttattgtaaataaatatCACACTGGAGAGTAAAAGGCTCTCCCTCTAacctctctcccagctcctgTCCTCCCTGTGGGGGTTTCCTATGTCCACAATGACAGCAAAGGAATAATGAAAGTGTAAGAAAGTGAGAACCAGTTCTTGTTGCATTTGGAAAATGGGAAGATAACTGCTTCTTCCCTAttacagaatgacagaaaactgGGTCACTGATGGTGGATGCTCAGCAAGCTTAACTGATCAGTAGAATTGGTTTTATGGTTTAACCTGTGACCACGCTACCTAAGTTGAGGGTCAGTCCTAATCTCTAGTAATTTTTTAAGTCCAGAGACAAAACGTAGACAACTGAAGCCTATGGAGCAAGAGGAGGATGTGCTCACTTTGTGCCTCTTTTTCCATGAGGGATGCCCCATGGGGTGGTGAATGTGGTGTTTGGCACAGGCGCCAAGGCAGGAGAAGCCCTCGTCTGCCATCCTGATGTGCCCCTCATCTCCTTCACGGGAAGCACGCTCACAGCTCAGCGGATTATGGAGAAGAGCGCTCCACATTGCAAAAAGCTTTCATTGGAGCTGGGAGGCAAAAACCCTGCAATCATCTTTGATGATGCTGACCTGAACCAGTGCATCCCAACAACCCTGCGGTCCAGCTTTGCCAACCAGGTGCCTCTCACCTCTGTACTGAGTGTTTTCAGCAGGAGGTGTGCATGTGTTATTGTATGCACACATTGGCACCTTTGATTCCAAATCCTAATCTGACAAGGTCTGTTTCTAGGCTCCGTATTGTGAGTAAACtccaagtagaaaaaaatatgagaatATTCACATAATTCTAGGATCAGGgaagtaaaataagaaagtgCTCTTTCTATGGCTCACCATGAGatgttaagggaaaaaaaaagtatacttATCCCTCTCATAATAGATATATCCTTTATTTCTCCAGGAAGCAATTGCTCCCAGCAATTAAGTGGAAAACTTGATTTGCTGAAAATTAGTTTTGGAAATTCCCTCTGAATTCTATCAGTGTTCCTGTTCCCAGCCTTAGGAGAGATTGTCAAACTCATGAAACTGTATAAGGACAAGGGCTCAGAAAAATAGCATAGAATTTTCAGGAAGTGAAGAGAAGCATCAGTCCAAGATGGAAATCTCATTTCTCATTAGGAATGTTGGAGAAGAAGTAGAAtattattaatgaaaacaaaacaaaacaaaacgaaacacATTATCTTACGTTAGTGAATGACTTAGCAATGTTGTTATTACCGCAttgtcttctctcttccttctgatctgggaaaaattctgctttgctctgttggTGAATGCTATTTCCATGCCTCAGGATGCAGGGACACAAGTGTCATCCTGGGAAGCAAGTCTTAATACAGGAGAATAGTACAATGTAATAtgaattgattttgtttgttttggtaggGTGAGATCTGCCTTTGCACCTCCAGGATCTTTGTTCAGAGGGGCATATACAATGAGTTTGTGAAGAGGTTTGTAGCAGAGACTAAGAAGTGGAAGGTTGGCAATCCCTCAGATCCTACTGTCGACGTGGGAGCACTAATAAGTAAAGAGCATCTAGAAAAGGTGGTATTATTTGGAGGTTATCTGATCTTATCTTTTGTTGAGTTACAAAAGGTGTTTTTAGGTATGTATGCTGTGTTGGGTTAAGATTCAAAGCCATTATAAGGTTTTCATTCGGTGAAGTTTCTGTTGCCTGTGGCCTGGGATCACATGATTACCCTGGTAGAATctgtttgcagaaaataattttaaaaagctttttttcccatttgaagtggaaaagaaaaaaaaaacaaaaaaaaaaaacccacctccAAGTGGACAGGTCAAAATCCTGAATTTATGCTGACTAATCTTACAGCTTAACAATATTTTCACTTATGTTAGTATTGCATTTGCGGAGATCATTTATTTGCCTAACGAGAAAATCAATTGAGGTAAAACTCTTATTTTTATATCTCTCTCAACACATGCTGCTGGCAGGAATTTGAAATGCCATGCGTGTAGGTGACAGCTGAGACAATGCACAATTATGTCTGCTTCAATGATTTTTGTGGTCTCAGACACAGTTCAGGAGGGCAGGTGTAAACAAGAAGCTGCCGGAAAACCACAAACTGAGGGAGAAAACCAAACCTCTGTCATTCTTCTTGAGGCCTCAGCAAGTTCTCCAGCCTGTTCTATTGTAGAGTGGTAGAAGCATCCATTGCTTGAGGTCTTCTTGGGCACAATAGAGGACTTCTGTGTCTAGAATATAaaggtgtttaaaaaaacaatgagaaagaaacCCAGTGCTATCTCTGTGGTATTTCTataggaagagaaacagaacaaagattCTGGACCAGCTGAACATCCAACAGCATGTCCTATTTATACAGTATGGTAGCAGCAGCCATGAGGAACAGCTTTAACTACTTACTGATGAGATTTTCTATAGACTTCATGGCTTCATCATCCTAGTGCCATGTAAACATTCAACAAGCCTGCCCATGAGGCAGAAAAATGTTACTGATCCCTTGAAGTAATGAGCGAACCATGGCATGAAAGATCTGTCAAATGGCCCATGCTCCTGGAAAAAGGGAGGGGTGCTTTGGGACCACTTGTGATTTTACCTTGGGTCCTGTGATTTTGAGATTGATTGCTGGCAAGGGTCATTAGTGAAGCCCATTGGGCTTTTACAGAAATGTATCAACAAAAGCTGGGGAATACCCTTCTGCTATTAGAAGGGAAGTAACAGCAGTGTGATGCTGTTGGAGATATTCCTGGACTACTGGGGATTAATCCAGGCTTGAAATGCAGGCTCTCAGAATGTTGTCCTTTAGAAATgatattttgctgctgtttccccaGGTGAGGAGCTATgtgaagaaagcaaaggctgaagGAGCCAAAATCCTGTGTGGAGAAGGAGTAGATTCCTTGGCTCTCCCAGCTGGCAACCAGAAAGGCTACTTCATGTTGCCCACCATTATTGCTGAAATCAAAGACGAATCTTGTTGCATGCAAGAAGAGATTTTTGGTCCTGTGACATGTGTGGTAGCATTTGATACAGAAGAAGAAGTGGTCAAAAGAGCCAATGGTGTGAAATATGGCCTTGCAGCCACTGTGTGGTCCAGCAATGTGGGACGTGTACATCGGGTGGCACGAAGGCTGCAGTCTGGCTTGGTGTGGACCAACTGCTGGCTTGTTAGAGATCTGAACCTGCCGTTTGGTGGGATGAAAGCCTCAGGTATAGGAAGGGAGGGAGCAAAGGATTCCTATGAGTTCTTTACCGAGGTCAAAACCATCAcaataaagcactgaaataaataaattgaaaaatgttagggtaaaataaattactaatTTGTGTTACCTTGAATGGCTTTCTGGAATACAGACTGCTACTGGGGCCATCTTTTCCTCGGACTTTTGTCAAGAAACATCAATGACAGCTGCAAACAGACACTCCGAATGCTAATATTGAATGTAGCCTTTCATTAGATGAGATAATTGGTGTGATGTCCACAATTAACCCATCCCAAATCAGATTGCTCTGGTATCTTACCCTtgtgtatgattttttttggaGTACTCTGGTCTCAAAAATCTGCTTTATAGAGGAagattggggaaaaaaatgatgtacAACTGTATCTGTGGCTGGGGAATTACTGTGAGAGACAAAGATAAAAGTACACTGAGAAATTGATACAGTAATGAGAAGCAGCCCATTTCCATTATAAATAGCATGTTCCACAGACCAATCCATTTTACAGTTCATCAGTGTCAGGCAAGGACTGATGCTATAGCACACTAAATGCCTGAGGCAGTACCTTTAATCTCTTCAGTGGTATTGAACTAGGGGGTCATGAGATTCTCATGATATACAGAGGcaataagcattttaattacAGCATGGTTTACATTATGTTGCTGAAATGTCCTGACACTTGTTCCCTAACTGTTCTCAAATTACAGCCTTTTGTCTCTTGTAGGATTCAGTGATGATGTTTTTCACATCCTCAAACACTTACTTGTCCAGAACAGAGAATATTCTTCATTAGGAGAGGCTGGAAGTGACTTTTAAAAGAACCGTCTGTTGGAATGATAGGCTTAATGAAGCGATGTATTTTGAAGAAGcattaatgtttcattttataactCTGTTTAGGTGTTCTGATGACCATGTGATGGCAGTAGAacacctgctttgttttttaaaccctCAGTCACACATCTTGCTAGGATATGGTTGAACCACTATATTAGTGAGTGTGCtactctgcttttattttattttacaaatcctgtttgaaagagcaaaagaaactCTGAAATGCTTCATTAGTTGGGGAGGCAGGAATTTTCAGCAAGAGCAGATGGGTTTTATACAATTTGTAGGTCTAGGTGGATTCATTCCCCCACCTGAATCTGGTCTGAGGTCAGTTCTAATGAACTGATTTTTTCATTTGGGAGTTGATTTTGGCTTGGAGttaaataaaataggagattTCCATGTGTATATTTAATATGGAGGAGGTATAAACCTGtttattatttgtgtgtttctgGCCCAAGATGTCTTACAGTGAGGTGGAGCAGCAGGTGGGGACCCATATGTGAGAACTGTGGGAGTGCTGGCTTTGTGTTCAGCATGACTGTGTGAGTTCCCTGTGGTGAACTCCTAGAGTGCCCCATTTGATCATCCCTGTGGCCAGCACCACAGAGAGGTAAGGgggacctgctgctgctgctgatggtgcTTACATGCTAAATTTTAACAACTTTCCTATATTTTCCTTATTCAGACTGACTTCTAGCATAGCCAGTTGTGTGCCTGCCTCTCTTCTGTCCTACAGAGTCGCCAAAGAACTTTGTCTTGCAGATGATGAAAGCCATGTCTGCGGCTGCTCTGCTTCAGGGTTTCCACTTTGAGCCCTGGAGGGCAGTGGGGAGAATATCCCAGAGGACGAGGCAGGCACATCCCAAGCACATGTCTGACAGGTTCgtggagctggctgtgctgcgTGACCTGGAATTTTCCAACCCAGcagtaaagcttttttttttttttttccttctttttttggctGACTGCTCTGGCTTGTGTGTGAAATCATGTGGCCATTGTGAGGATTTATTTAATTACTGTTACGTAAAGCCTGAACAGTTGCTCCATCTGTTAATTCTTACAAATGGAGCGAgtacagttctgttttgcaCTGGATTATCTCACTGGTGTGAGGTGATTGCTTTGCATGGATAGATAGTTAGACTTTTCCCAAAGTTTGCTTCTCTCAATTAGCATAAtatggggtgggtttttttgtctttttcttagTATGAAACATACTATTGTACAATGCTTGGAAGCAGCTTTGCTTAGGGGGAGACCTTGGGCATGTTCTGAAGAGGAGGCAGATCAGTTCTAATGTTTGTATTCAAAGGAAATTAAGTCCCTGTTCCCACAGTGTTTGTAATTTTtacaaatacttctttttttgcctATTTTCCAGGGagtaaaatgaaattcactCTTGCCTTACTGGGCCAAATGAAGTTTCACGACTAACTTAGGTAAAACATGTGAAAGACCTGAGTCCCATTCTCTACCTTAGTTAGTAGTTACATATGCTATAGAAAGCTAAATGAAAGGACTAAGTGGGGCTCAGAATAGTCCTAGAAAGTCCTGGTGATCTTTTAGGTTGAATTATCTTTCCTTCCATTATAAGTATTTGTTTTGCAATACAGGAGTAATGCCTGTGCTTAGGAACCTCAGTGCACTGGCTTTGTTGATCTAGAATGTGTAAAATCCCCACTGGAAACAGCTGGAGATTTAGTGGGGAGCAGTACataatgagaaaagaaggaacTTCTGCAATAATATTGTATGACTGAGTTAACTGGGTGCATATTATTGCTGCCAAAAATAAGACTGTGGATCCAGAAATTGTGTGCAGACAGTGCTGTCTCCTGAAAAGAAGCAGTTGAAAAGGGTTTGGAGATCATGAGAGAACCTCAGTTTGTATGAGAACAGCAGCTCAGTTGAAATGGTTCTGCTATAACACTGCTGGGCTGATATTTCAAAGAGCAAGTTTTCCCTTCTGAAACAGGCGAGGTGATGGAGCACATCTTGCAGacttcctctttcttcagcaAATGAATTAACCAGAGCAGAGCCTGGCTAATGATGCCTCTTTCTGGCATGGGGGAGGCTTAATCATTTCCAAGAAAGCACAAGTGTTTCCATGGAAGAGGGCACGAGGCTGTCTCACCTTTGAATGTGCTATGACCTCTTAGGAGCATGCTGTTTAGGGAGATGGAGAGATGCTAAAGTGCATAAGATGTAAGTGCTCGTGCATCTTCATTGCATATGTGTAGGTGTGTGGAGCTCTGCACGGTTATGTGCAAGTTGAAAGaacaacatttttctgtgtatgaGAGGCACTGTGAAGCACTCAATTACTATAATGATGCGGCCTATGCAAGTCCCCATGGGAGCAAAAGGCATCTGTCAGAGTAAGGCTAAGAAAAGCTATCTCCTGgtttcagagaaatgaaagtaattaCAGACCATTTACTATGGCAAAGTAAGGGCACGTTCATTCACAAAGCGCTAAACTTGTCCAATTAACTCCAAGTTCCTAAAGCAATAACATAAAGATTATGCTGCCATTTTAGTAATTGaattttctcctcctttggGAACACTGCATATTACAGTGCCAGCTTACCCTCTGCTATGGAgagatttgttgtttttcttcagttttggcTCCCTCAATACAGAAGTCAGGCAGATGTagcattttctgcagctgcaaaataacattttcaagtgtttatttaataaaacttaaattgaaaaaaaacatttcctaatcTGGCcttaaattttaaatatgaacTTCTCTGTACTGACTTGGCTTGAGTGAGTTACTGTGCTTACCTGCTGAAAATGCAAGCTTTTGTCCTCAGGATGAATGCCAAAATATTTGTTGATATAAATAGATGAATGTAAACCCAGGTTCTGTTTGGGATTCTTGTGCTGAAATATCCATGTTTTCACACGAGTACTTGCTAGTTGAAAGTAGATAATTCAGTCCTTCTTAATGGCTGTATTCAGTCACCGTTTTACACAGAGATCCTGGAGCCATGTAGAGGACACTGAGTAGCTTTGATAAGATGGTAGTGGAAATTTGATTAGGAAGTTGtgtccttcctgtgctgttttcttacCAGAACTTTACTCTCCTctgaaaggaggggaaggagtAGTTTTGTAGcccataaatacatttttacagtaagctaacaatttattttttttttcagatcatagaatcatagaatgacttgggttggaagggaccccaagtATCATCAAGCTTCAACACTACTGCCTCAGGCAAGGCTGCCAGcttccatatctaatactagatcAGGGCCCCACAAACACATCCGGGGtcggggcatccacaatctccctgggtagcctgttccagcaccttaccactctcaaagtaaagaacttctccccagtacccaacctaaatcttccctcccgcaacttaaaaccatttccccttgtcacagaatcacagaatgacccaggttggaagggaccttaaggatcatgaagctccaacccccctgcctggcagggccaccaaacatatacatctactagatcaggttgcccagggccccatccaacctggtcttgaacacctccagggatggggcttccacaacctccctgggcagcctgttccagcaccactctcctagtaaagaactttcccctaacatccaacccaaatattccctctttcaacttaaaaatgtttccccttgtcttacTATTATCGGCCCAGTGCCATattgtcctgccattatctgTCCTTGTAAACAGTTGactcctgtttgtaggctccctttatgtactgaaaggctgcaatttcATCACCctacagccttcttttcttcagcctgaacaagcccagctccctcagcctatCTTTGTAGGGGAGGCACTCCATCCCTCCAATCATCTTtttggccctcctctggaccttctctAAtagctccctgtctttcttgtattggggaccccagacctggatgcagtactccagatgggtgCTCAGTACTCAGATGTCAGCTCTGCTTCTTCACATTCACAGTGCAGATTTCTTCTGTGCATCATATGTGTCTTTTCCACTTGGTTATGACTTGAATCATATGGTATGAGTGAAAAACAACACCCTGCAACACATATTTCTCAACTGTTCAAACAGGAATTTGTTCTATTAGTACTCTGTAATTCTTCTTCATGACTTAACTACTGTGGAAAGCTTCggactgctttatttcttggtgaaatgttttaaacaatGAATGTATGTTTGTGCACAAGCCTTTAGATATGTAGCATTTGTACAGTAGTGCTCTGGTAAGAAGGGTGAGCAGATTGATTTATGTGCTTCCAAAGAGAATCTTGCCCTGGTCTGAGACTTTGCCTTCCTGATCAAGTTCTTTCCATGAGCaacccaaaagaaaaatagttttgattCGTGAGTTCTTCGGGGCACAATCTGCCGTTTATTTGTAGTGCTTAGTACTGCAGGCTCAtctaaataattcatttccCTTATTTTAAGAATAAGAGTCAGAGGAGGTCACATTCCTCTCAGCTGAGATGATATACTGATGTCCACTTCTGATC
Encoded proteins:
- the ALDH8A1 gene encoding 2-aminomuconic semialdehyde dehydrogenase, whose translation is MAHSEALLVLENFIAGKFVPCSSYIDSYNPSTGDVYCRVPDSGKEEVEAAVRAAKDAFPIWSSKSPLERSQIMNRLADLIEHDLEAFAQAESKDQGKTVTFARTVDIPRAAYNFRFFASSILHHTTECTEMESMGCVHYTSRMPMGVAGLISPWNLPLYLLTWKIAPAIACGNTVVAKPSEMTSVTAWMMCKLLEKAGMPHGVVNVVFGTGAKAGEALVCHPDVPLISFTGSTLTAQRIMEKSAPHCKKLSLELGGKNPAIIFDDADLNQCIPTTLRSSFANQGEICLCTSRIFVQRGIYNEFVKRFVAETKKWKVGNPSDPTVDVGALISKEHLEKVRSYVKKAKAEGAKILCGEGVDSLALPAGNQKGYFMLPTIIAEIKDESCCMQEEIFGPVTCVVAFDTEEEVVKRANGVKYGLAATVWSSNVGRVHRVARRLQSGLVWTNCWLVRDLNLPFGGMKASGIGREGAKDSYEFFTEVKTITIKH